One Alphaproteobacteria bacterium genomic window, CTCGAGCGGATCGGCCGCCTGGACGACACGCTGGTCGTGCTGACCACCGACCATGGCGAGATGCTGGGCGACCATTATCTGTTCGGCAAGCTGGGCTATTTCGACCAGAGCTTCCACATCCCGCTGATCGTCGCCGGTCCCGGTGTGGTCGGCGGCCGCAGGGTCGAGGCCTTCACCGAATCGGTCGACGTGATGCCCACGGTGATCGACCTGCTCGGCGCCGCGGTGCCGCGCGCGGTCGACGGCCGCTCGCTGCGGCCGTTCCTGCAGGGACGGGACGCGGAAGGCTGGCGGGATGCGGCGCATTGGGAGTTCGATTTCCGCGAGGTGGCGACCGGCGCGGCGCAGCGCGCGCTCGGGCTGGATCTGGACGACTGCGCGCTCGGCGTGCTGCGCGACGACGCGTTCAAGTACGTGCACTTCACGGCACTGCCGCCGTTGCTGTTCGACCTCGCCCGCGACCCCGGCGAGCTGTGCAACCGGGCGGAGGATCCGGACTATGCCGCGGTGCGGCTGCGCTATGCCGAGCGCATGCTGGCGTGGCGCGCCCGCCACCTCGACCGCACGCTCAGCGGGATCGAGTTGCACCCGTCCGGCATGGTCGCCGCCGGGCGGGCCGAAACGAACCAATTTGGGCCCAATTGATGGCAATTAATGGATTGAAGCGGCCCGAAATCTGAGGCTAGGTTGCCTCGATGGGAACCAATCGCGGTTACAGCCACATCATCGTCGGTGCCGGTTCCGCCGGCTGCGCGCTGGCCAATCGGCTGTCGGCCGACCCGGCGACGCGGGTGCTGCTGGTCGAGGCCGGCGGCTGGGACCGCGACCCGCTGATCCACGTGCCGCTGGGCTGGGGCAAGATCCTGCAGCGCCGCCTGCACGACTGGATGTACTTCAGCGAGCCGGAGGACTCGGTCGGCGGCCGCCGCATCGAATGCGCGCGCGGCAAAGTGATCGGCGGATCGTCGTCGGTGAACGCGATGGCCTATGTCCGCGGCAACCGCGCCGACTATGACGGTTGGGCCGAGGCCGGGCTCGACCGCTGGTCCTATGCCCATGCGCTGCCCTATTTCCGCCGTCAGGAAAGCTGGGCCGGCGGCGCCGACGCCTATCGCGGCGATTCCGGACCGCTCGCGACCCAACCCTGCCGCTATCAGGACCCGCTGGTCGAGGCCTTCGCCGACGCCGGGCGCGAGGCCGGACACGGCTGGACCGACGACTACAACGGCGCGCAGCAGGAGGGCTTCGCCCGCCTGCAGATGACCATCCGCAACGGCCGGCGCTGCAGTGGCGCCACCGCCTATCTGCGTCCCGTCCTCAAGCGGTCGAACCTCGACGTGATGGTCGGCGCGCAGGCGACGCAGGTGCTGCTCGAGGGCCCGCCGCGCCGTCGGCATCGAGCTGGCGCGCGGCGGAATCCGCGAGGAAATCCGCGCCGACAGCGAAGTGATCCTGGCCGGCGGCGTGATCAACTCGCCACAGCTGCTGCTGTTGTCGGGTATCGGCGATCCGGCGGCGCTGGCGCGGCACGGGATCGCGGTCAAGGCGGCGCTGCCCGGGGTCGGCGCCAACCTGCAGGACCACGTCTCGGTCATCCTGATGTATCAGCGCAAGGAGCCGGGACCGTTCCACCGGCTGATGCGCCTCGACCGCGTCGGCACGGCGATGGCACGGGCCTATCTGACCGGAACCGGGCCCGCGGCCGACGTTCCCGGCGGCATCACCGCCTTCCTGCGCAGCGATGCCGGCCTCGCGCTGCCTGACATCCAATTTCTGTTCACGGCGGCGCCGCTGGGCGCATGGCCCTACCTGCAGCCGTTCAAGGCACCGTTCGCCGACGGATTCGCCAGCCGCATCGTGATGCTGCAGCCGGAAAGCGAAGGCACCGTCGCGCTGGCCGGACCGGACCCGCTGGCCAAGCCGCTGATCCGCTCGAATTTCCTGGCGACCGACGCCGACTGGCGCACGTTGCGCCGCGGCGTCGAAGATGGCCCGCGCGGTCGCCGCGCAGCCGGCGCTGCGTCCGTTCATCGCCAGCGAGATCGCGCCGGGCCTCGACAAGACCACGCCGGACGCAATCGATGCGCATATACGCAGCACGGCGATCACCGTGCATCACCCGCTGGGCACCTGCCGGATGGGCCCGGACGACGACCCGCTGGCGGTGGTGGACCAGGACCTGCGGGTGCGCGGGGTCGACGGGCTGCGGGTGGTCGACGCCTCGGTGATGCCGCGGCTGGTGCGCGGCAACATCAATGCGGCGGTGGTGATGATCGCCGAAAAGGCGTCGGACCTGATCCTGGGCAAGACCCCGCTGGCGCCGGCCGCATCGGTGGCACCGGGCGCGGCCGCCGCCTGAGACTACTCGGCGGCGATGCTCTCCCGCCGAGCGCGATAGCCGGTCGGCAGCGCGTCCGCGAACAGGCTCTGGTGCACGTCGCTCAGATGCTCGTGCATCAACTGCTCGGCACGGGCGCCGTCGCGTGCCGCGATCGCGGCGACGATCGCCTCATGAAAGGCCGCATGGGCCGACTGCCGCTTGAAGCAGTGCCCGCTCTCGCCGAAGCGCGCCATCGCCTCCTCGCGCAGCGCGCCGCTGAACGCGTCGAAGAACATCAGGAACAGCGCGTTGTGCGACAGTTCCGCGATGAAGCGGTGCAGGGCGGTATCGGCGGCCTGGTAGGCGGTATGCTCGGCGGCATCGCGGGTGCGCTGGGCGAGCCTGCGCAGGCGCTGCACATCCTGCTGCGAAGCATAGAGCGCCGCGCGCCGTGCCATGATCGGCTCGATGATCAGCCGCAGCTCGATCATCTCCACCGGGTTGGCGCGCTGCGCCAGCCAGCGCCAGTCGTCCTGTACGGGGACCTCGCCGCGTCGCGGCGCCGGTGCCGCCTTGTCGACGACGAAGGTACCGCGGCCCTGGTGGCGCTGGACGACGCCTTCCTCCTCCAACTCGGCCAGCGCACGACGCAGCACCCGGCGGCCGGTACCGAGCTGTTCGGCCAGCACGCGTTCCGGCGGGACCCGCCCGTCCGATTGCTGCGCCCAGCTGCCGATCATCTGCCGCAGCGACGCCAGCGTGTTCTGATAGCGCTCCATTCCAGCCATCCGAAATCGCCGCGGCCGCCTGCCGTGGCCGCACTTCGCGCGCGCCTGCCTGCACGCCGTCGTTCTGCATACACCAGCCGGAGCGCATTGGTCCACACGCCAGCATGCACGCGGGGCCTGCACGCCGGACGGCGGCGACCGCAGTCGGTTGACAACCGCCGGCGGAGTGGTGTCATCTGATGGCGGAATTGGTGCGCTCGTTGGGTTGGATGCAACCAATTTGGTTCGCATCCGTCTTGCGGGCGCTGCTGGGCTCGGGGGAGGAGCGGCCACCGCCAGTTGTGTCCGCTTTGCTGGCGCGGCCCGTGCACAGGTGTCATTCTGGCGCCTGGGCACGGGCCAACCGGCACGTGATCGACGAAGCAAGGCCTGCGCCCGGCCGCGTCGGCGCGGGCAACAAGGGCGAGGTTGTTCAGGAGGGCGATGATGAAGCATTTCGATCCGAAGTCGACCAAACTGCGTGCGGGCCTGCTGGCGAGCGCGCTGACCGGGGCGATGCTGGCGTTGCAGCCGGCCCTGGCGGCGGACGTGACCAGCATCGCCATCTTGGTGCCGGAGCAGGGCACCGACTATGGCTGGAACCAGCAGGGGGTCGACGCGGCGCGCGCGGTGGCGGAGACCTACGGGCTCGAGTTCCTGCCGGCCGAGGGCCTGGGCTACGGCGACGTCCGGCCGACCCTGCGCGAACTGGCCGAGGAAGGCGCCAGCCTGATGATCGCCCACGCCAGCGGCTACAACACCGCGGCGCCGGAGATCGCGGCGGAGACCGGCGTGCCGGTGGCGATCGTCGACCGGCCCGACGACATCCAGGCCGGCCTGGTCGCCGACTACACGCTGCACGGCCACACCGGCGCCTATCTGGCCGGCGCCATGGCGGCGATGATGACCCGCACCGGCACGGTCGGCGTGGTGGTGTCCGGCGAGCCGCCGTCGTGGAACTCGCAGTCGGCCGGTTTCGCCCAGGGCGTGCGGGCGACCAATGCCAACGTCAAGATCGTCTATGCCGTGATCGGCCCGGCCGCCTACAGCGACGCGGCCGGCGGCCGCCGGGTCACCGAATCGGTGATCGCCGCAGGCGCCGACATCGTGTTCGGCCAGGGCAACGGCTCCAGCTTCGGCATGATCGAGGCGGTGGAGACGACGCCTGCGGTCGATGGCGGTCAGGCCTGGTTCATCGACGTCATCGGCGACAAGTCGGAGCTCGACAAGGGCTTCCTGCTGTCGTCGGTGCTGTGGAACATGGTGCCGGTCTACTCCGCCATGGTCGAGGACCTGCGGGCCGATACCTTCGGCACCAAGAGTTACACCATCCAGCTGGCCGACGATTCGGTGCAGCTGCTGCAGACGGACCATATTCCGGCCGATGTCTGGACCGCGGTGATGCAGATCCGCGACCAGATCATCGACGGCACCGTGACCGTCGACCTGATCACCGATGCCCAGGCCGTGCGCGACCTGATGACGTCGGTGGAGATCGGCGAGGAGTAATCCTCCCGCCGCGCCGCCTGCGGCGGTGCGATCCCAGCCTTGTCCGGGGCTGCGGCCGTCCATGCGACCGGCCGGTTGCAGCCCCGGCGCCATTTCTGCTTTGAATCGGCGACGGCCGGGGCCGGCATGACCGGCAGACGGAACATATGACGATGGACGCGGTGCAGCGCGACGGAACGGCGGCGATCGCCCTTACCGGAATCACCAAGCGTTTTCCCGGCGTGCTGGCCAATGACAACATCTCGCTGCAGTTCAACCGCGGCGAGGTGCACGCGCTGCTCGGCGAGAACGGCGCCGGCAAGTCCACCCTGATCGGCATCATGGCCGGGATGCAGCAGCCCGACGCCGGCCAGATCGCGGTCGAAGGCCACGCGGTCAGGCTCGGCGCACCGCACGACGCGCTGGCGCGCGGCATCGGCACGGTCTACCAGCACGTCCTGCTGATCCCCAGCCTGACCGTGCTCGAGAACCTGATGCTGGGGTCGCCCTGGTACCGGCCCTACAGCCGCGCGCGCACCCTGGCCCGGTTCCGCGAGCTGTGCGCGCTGCTGGCGATCACCCTGGACCCCGACGCACCGGTCGGCCGGCTTTCGCTCGGCGAGCAGCAGCAGGTCGAGATCGTGCGCGCCCTGTGGCACGGCCAACTGGTGCTGATCCTCGACGAGCCGACCTCGATGCTGACGCCGAAGGGGGTCGAGGAGCTGATCACCGTGGTGCGGCGGCTGCGCGACCACGGGCTGGCGGTGGTGTTCATCACCCACAAGCTGCGCGAGGCCTACCAGTTGGCCGACCGCATCAGCGTGCTGCGCCAGGGACGCGTGGTCGGCGAACTGGCTCCGGACCGCCTGCGCGGGATGAGCGAGCACGCGGTCATCGACGCGGTGGTCGCGATGATGTTCGGACGGGCCGAGGCCGACGCCGACCTGGAGGAGGTGCTTGTCGGCGAGGCCCGCGCGCACGAGGCACTGCGGCCGGTCGACCGCACCGGCCCCGCCAAGCTGACCATTGCGGGGCTGTCGACGGTCGGCGAGCGCGGCGAGTGCGCGCTGACCGACGTCGGCTTCGCCGTGTGGCCGGGCGAGATCCTCGGCATCGCCGGCGTCGACGGCAACGGCCAGAAGCATCTGGCCGAGGCGCTGGCCGGCCAGCGTCACGCAACGGCGGGTACGATCCTGCTGAACGATGCCGACATCACCCGGATGGGCGTGCCGCAACGGCGCGAGGCCGGGGTCCGCTATGTCACCGACGAACGGCTGGACGAGGGTACCGCCGGCGGCCACTCCGTGGCGGTCAACCTGATCCTGAAGGACATGGGGCAGGCGCCGTTCTGGCGCGCCGGGCTAACCCGCTGGGGCGCGATCAACGGCCATGCCCGCGCGCAGATCGCGGCACACGACGTGCGTACGCCGTCGGAGCGGACGGCGATCGGCAAGCTGTCGGGCGGCAACATCCAGAAGGTGCTGCTGGCACGGGAGCTCTCGCGCTCGGCCCAGCTGGTGGTGTTCAACAAGCCGACCTACGGCCTCGACCTGCAGACGACGCAACTGGCGCGCAGCCGCATCCGCCAGGGCGCCGGCACCGAGGACGCCGCGCTGGTGGTGATCTCGACCGAGCTGGACGAGCTGTTCGAGGTCTGCCACCGCATCGCCGTGCTCGATCGCGGCCGGCTGGCCGGCATCGTCGACAACCGCGCCGGCGCCGAGACGGAGATCGGCCGCCTGATGACCGGCACGGCCGGCAAGGCGGCGCCGCAATGAGCGAGGCGGCGCTGCAGCGGACGCCGGCAATGGCGGCGCGTCTCGGCGGGCTGGTCCGCATCCTGGTGCCGGTGCTTCTGGCGCTGGTCGCCGGCGGGCTGCTGCTGCTGGCCTGGGACATCGACCCGCTGGCCTACTATGGCTACGTCATCGACCGCGGCCTGTTCAGCGCCACCGGGCTCGAGGGCTCGATCACCCGCACCGCGCCGCTGCTGCTGATCGCGGCCGGCCTGATCGTGGCGTTCCGCGCCGGGCTGTGGAACCTGGGGGTCGACGGCCAGTTCCTGTTGGCCACCGTCTGCGTCGCCGCGCTGGCGCCGGCGCTGGCGCCGCATGTGCCGCTGCTGCTGATGGACCTGATCTGCTTCGCGGTCGCCTTCGCGGTGGCGGCGGCATGGTCGCTGATCCCCGCCTTCCTCAAGGCGGTGCACGGCATCAACGAGATCATCTCGACGCTGATGATGAGCTTCCTCGGCGTCAGCCTGGCCAACATCCTGATCAAGACCGCGTTCAACGACCCGTCGACGACCGTGCCGCAGACCGCCACCCTGGAGGTGGCCGACCGCCTGGGCCGACTCGGCGATTCCACCGTGCACTGGGGCGTGCTGCTGGCGGTGGCGGCGGTGATCGGCGTCCACCTGATGATGGAATACACCGCCTTCGGGCTGCGGCTGCAGGTCGTCGGCGCCAACCCGCGCACCGCGGTGCACGCCGGGCTGAACCTGCGGCTGCTGACCTTTCTGGCCTTCGGCATCAGCGCCGGCCTCGCCGGCATCGGCGGCGCGGTCGACACCGTCGGCGTGCTCGGCACCATCCGGGCCGACTGGAACCCGGCCTACGGCATCCTGGTGATCCCGCTGGTGTTCCTCGCCCGCTTCAACGGCTTCGGTGTCATCGCCTTCGTGTTTTTCTTCGCGGTGCTGATGATCGGCGGCGAGAGCGCGGCCCGGCGGCTGGGCGTGCCGAACTTCTTCGTCCTGGTGCTGGTGGCGCTGCTGCTGCTGTTCCTGGCCGTGGTCGAGTATCTCGACCAGGAATGGCGCCGGCGCAGGATGGCCTGAGCGATGGACGCGCTGCTGACCGAGGTGTTCATCGGCTCGCTGCTGTTCGGCGCGGTGACGGCGGCGGTGCCGCTGCTGCTGGCCGGCCTGGGCGAGCAGGTCTCCGAGAAGGCCGGGGTACTCAACATCGGCATCGAGGGCATGATGCTGCTCGGCGCCTTCGTCGGCTTCGCGGTGACCTACAAGGAGGATTCCTTCTGGCTGGGCTTCCTGGCCGGCGGTGCCGCCGGAATGGCCGCTGCCGCGCTGATGGTGGTTTTCTGCGTCTTCGCCGGGATGAACCAGATCGTCGTCGGCATCGCCATCACCCTGGGTGCGGAGGGGCTGACCGCACTGCTGCACCATTTCGAGTTCAGCCGCAGCTATCCGCGCCTGCCCAAGACCGAGACGTTGCCGATCCCGGGCCTCAGCGATCTGCCGGCTGTCGGTACGGCGTTCTTCGACCGCAACCCGATCGTCTATCTGGCGGTGCTGCTGGCCTTCTTCCTGGTCTGGTTGTTCCGCAAGACCCATATCGGGCTGAACCTACAGGCGGCGGGCGACAAGCCGGCGGCGCTGGACGCGGCCGGCGTCAGCGTCCGCACCACCCGCGCGGCCGCCGTACTGACCACCGGCTTCCTCGCCGGCGTCGGCGGCGCCTTCCTGTCGTCGGTGGGCGGCGGGCTGTTCCTGCCGTTCATGACCGGCGGCGCCGGCTTCATCGCCATCGTCCTGGCCATGCTGGCCCGCGGCAAGCCGACCTGGGTGCTGATCGGCGCGTTCCTGTTCGGCATCAGCCTGTCGCTGACCACCGCGATGCAGGTCGCCGGCATCAACGTGCCGACCGACCTGATCCAGATGCTGCCTTTCGCGATGGTGATCCTCGTGCTGGTGGCATTCGGCCGCAACAGCCGGCTGCCGCCCGCGCTGGGCTTGCCCTATCGCCGCGGCGCGCGTTGAATGCCCTGAAACGACGGAGAGAGCCCATGGCCGAGACCAAGGTCTATTTGCTGGACGGCGGCACGCTGGTGATCGACGGCTTCCACGCCTTCTGGAACCGCGGGCCGGGCGGCGAGCTGCGCTTTCCCTGCTATTCCGTCCTGGTCGAGCATGCCGACGGCCTCTACATCTTCGACACCGGCTACGACTTCGACCACGTGATGAAGGTGCTGCCGTTCGAGAAGCCGATCCAGGACCCGGCGCAGACCATTCCCGGCGCGCTGGCCGCGATCGGCAAGAAGCCGGAAGACATCAACTACGTCATCAACTCGCACTACCACTTCGACCATTGCGGCGGGAACAAGCACCTGACCGCCGCCTGCACGGTCTGCCACGCCAAGGAGCTGGAGGCCTGCAGCTGCCACCAGCCGTTCGAGCACCTGGGCTACTCCGACCTCAGCTTCGCGCCGGAGCTGGCGGCGAAGAAGGCCGGCACCGAGCCGGCGCTCGACATCTACACGCCGAAGTTCGAGACCGTGACCGGCGACCAGGAGATCGCCAAGGGCCTGTGGCTGTTCGAGACGCCGGGCCACACCGCCGGCCACTATTCGATGATGGTGGAGCTGGCGAACCGGCGGCCGATGCTGTTCACCGCCGATGCCTGCTACTCCAAGAAGAACATGGACATGATGTGCATCTCCAGCTTCCACCTCGACCCGACCGCGAGCCTGCGCTCGATGGTGCGGCTGAAGGAACTGGCCGAGAAGCACGATGCCGAGCTGTTCTACTCCCACGACCCCGACAGCTTCGGCGACTACATCAAGGCGCCCGGCTACTATTCCTGACCGCCCCCGGCACGCGCCGCCGTGCGTCCTTCGAGACGCCGCCCTGCGGGCGGCTCCTCAGGATGAGGGGCGGGGGTGTTTGGCAGCGACGATTGGAACGCGGCGGCGATTGCGCTCGCTCGCGCGAAATGTGCGTGCGCCGATCGGCGCAAGACCGATGGAGCCGCACCGCCCTTCCTCATCCTGAGGAGGCGCGCAGAGCGCGCCGTCTCGAAGGACGCACCCTGTTCGCTATCCGGCCGCGTCGATCACGGCCATCGCAGCCGCCACGCCTGCGGGCACGTCGGCGCGGAAGCCGAGGCGGTTGAGGGCGCCGCCGAGGGCGGCGATGGCGACGACGGCGTAGATCGGTTCGGCGGTCGGGCCCATGTGGCCGATGCGGATCAGCTTGCCGAGGGTCTCGCCGCGGCCGACCGACAGCATCACGCCATAGCCGTTGCGGGCGGCAGCGATGATGTCGCCGTCGCGCAGACCCTCGGGCACCGCGACCGCGGTGGTGGTCGGCGAGGCAATGGCCTCGTCGGCGGCCCACAGCCGGCAGCCCATCGCCTTGACGCCGGCACGGCACGCGGCAGCGGTCAGCGCGTGGCGGCGCCAGACATTCTCCGGGCCTTCGGCCAGATAGACGTCGATCGCGGCCGACAGGCCGGCGATCTCCGAAACCGACGGCGTGAACGGGAACGGTGAGTCCTTGCTCCAGGCGTGCTGCCAGTCCCGCAGGCTGAGGATCGAGGCGGTGGGGCAGTCGGGGTTGGCCGCCATCTGCGCCCACGCCGCCTGGCTGACCGCGATGACGGTCACGCCCGGCGTGCCGCCCAGGCACTTGCCCGGCCCGGTGATGAACACGTCGGCATGGCAGTCGGCCGGGTGCACGTCCATGCCGCCGAACGACGACACCGCGTCGACCAGCAGCAACGCACCGTGATCGTGGACGATGCGGCCGATCTCGTTCAGCGGGTTGACGGTGCCGGACGGGGTGTCGTGATGGACGACGGAGACGATCCTGATGTCCGGCCGCTGCTTGAACGCGCGGGCGACGTCGGCCGGGTCGATCGCCGCGTTGTACGGCACCTCGATTTCGACCATGTCGCCGTGATAGCGCGCCGACCAGTATCCGAAGCCCTTGCCGTAGACGCCTGAGGCGAGGTTGAGCACGGTATCGTTGCGGCCGATCAGCGAGGCCGCGGCGGCCTCGATCGCCACCGCCGGCTCGGCCTGGATGATCAGCGCCGGGTCCGGCCAGCGCATCGCCTCGGCGCAGCGGCGCGCCACCTGCTCATAGAAGTGCAGGAAGCTGGGGTCGTAGTCGTAGCCGAGCGGCCGGGCCATCGCGAGCAGCACCTCGGGATAGCCCTGCACCGGGCCGGAGGTCAGCGTGATCACCGCCTTCTTGATCGGTGCGTCGCTCATCGTCTTCTCCCTATTGGTCCCGCCGCGCGGAACCATGATAGGGTCCGATCATGAACGACGCCACGGGGAAGCGCAGGCAGCGCCGATGACGCAGGGCCGCACCGCGTATGATTTCGTCGTGGTCGGGGCCGGCACCGCCGGCTGTGTGCTGGCCGCGCGGCTGAGCGAGGATCGGCACGCCAGGGTGGCCCTGGTCGAGGCTGGGCGCGCGGCCAGCGACCCCGCCATCGCCGACCCGCTGGCTTGGCCGGCCCTGCAGGGCTCCGCCGTCGACTGGGGCTATGCGACCGTGCCGCAGGCGGCGGGGCGGCGGCACGCGTGGCCGCGCGGGCGCGTGCTCGGCGGGTCCTCGGCGATCAACGCGATGGCGCATGTGCGCGGCCACCCCGACGACTTCGACCGGTGGGCGGCGGCCGGTTGCCGCGGCTGGGGCTATGCCGACCTGATGCCCTACTTCCGGCGCAGCGAGGATTCGCCGCTGGCGCCGTCGCCCTACCATGCCGCCGGCGGACCGATCCGGCTGATGCGGCCGGAGGCGCCGCATCCGATCACCGAGGCCTATCGGGCGGCCGGTGCGGAACGTGGGCTGGCGCCGACAGCGGACCATAATGGTTCGCAGATGGCCGGGCCGACGCTGAACACGCTGACCATCGACCGCGGCCGCCGGCAAACGGTGGCCGACGCCTATCTGACCGAGGCCGTGCGCGCGCGGCCGAACCTGGCGCTGCTGACCGGCCTGCTGGTCGACCGGCTGGCGCTGGAGCCGGACGGCCGGTGCACAGGGATCGCCGTCGTCGACCAGTCCGGCACGCGCACGATCCGCGCCGACCGCGCGGTGGTGCTGGCCGCCGGCGCGATCGGCTCGCCGGCCATCCTGCTGCGTTCCGGCATCGGCCCGGCCGACGAACTGGCGGCGCTGGGCATCCGGCCGCTGGTGCCGCTGGCCGGCGTCGGCGCCAACCTGCACGATCATCTGCTGTCGGGCGGCAATGTCTATCGCGCGCGCCGGCCGGTGCCGCCGTCGCGCTACCAGCATTCCGAGTCGCTGATGTACATCGCGGGCGAGGGTGCCGACCCGGCGCCGCAGCTGGTGCTGGCCTGCGTGATTGCACCGGTGACGACCGAGGCCTTCACGGCGCCGGAAGCCGGCAGCGCCTACACCGTCATGTTCGGCTTCACCCATCCGCGCAGCCGCGGCACGCTGCGGCTGGCTTCGGCCGACCCGCTGGCGCAGCCGCTGCTCGATCCGGCCTATCTGTCCGATCCGGCCGACCGCGCCCGTTATGCCGAGGCGCTGGACTGGGCGCGGGCGGTGGGCGGCGCGCAGGCGCTGGACGACTGGCGGGCCGACGAGCTGCTGCCGACGCCGGCCGATCTGGCCGACGAGGCCGCGCGTCAGACATTCCTGGCCCGGGCCGCCTATACCCACCACCACCCGGTCGGCACGTGCCGCATGGGCACCGGCGCGGATGCGGTGGTTGGCCCGGACCTGGCGGTGCGCGGTTGCGAGGGCCTGTATGTGGCCGACGCGGCGGTGATGCCCTCGATCACCACCGGCCCGGTCAACGCGGCCATCCTGGCGATCGCCGAGCGCGCCAGCGACCTGATCGCGGGACGCGATCCGCTTCCGCCCTACGATCCGCGGACGGTGGTGCAGCCGTGAAGCACGCGCTTGCCGTTGCCGGCGTGCTGGTCCTGGCCGGCTGCACCGCCGGCGGTTCGCCGCCGACCGCGGCTCCGCCCGCCACCGTTACGATCGCGATCGACAACCGCAGCGGCGCGACCCTGTTCTGCACCGCCGTGCTGGCGCACTTCATCACGCGCGATACCGGGCCGATCCCTTCCGGCGCGCGTGTCGCGCTCGAGTTCGACCGGCCCGACGACCGCGGCACGCTTGCCTACGGCACCCACAACGGCGCGCCGATGTACGTCGAGAACCTGCTGTGCGGCCGGGAAGGGGCGTGGGACGCGACCCGGGTCGACATCGACCTGCGCCCGGCGCGCAGCGGCACGGCGGAGCGCTATGCGTTGCGTTGTACGGACGGCGAACCGCTCGCCTGCGCGCTCGAACCGCAACCCTGAGCGGCCCGCGCCGGCTCAGCCCGCCTTGCGTCCGTGCAGCACCATGTTGAAGGCGGAGGCGGTGGCCAGCGAGAGATCGTCGAACCCGGCCCGCTGTGCGACGACCCGCAGCCGCGCCGGCCCCGCCTGCGCGCCCAGCGCCGCGCCGACCTCCTGGCTCATCGACGCCGGGGTGCAGACGCAGGTCGAGCCGGAATAGTAGAGCCGGCCGACCGGCGTCAGGTTGTCGGCCAACCGGTCGTTGGCGAAGGGCTCGACCAGCATGACGATGCCGCCGGGCTTCAGCGCGGCATGGGCGTGGGCCATGGCGCCGACCGGGTCGCCCATGTCGTGCAGGCAGTCGAAGAAGGCGATCACGTCGAAATCGCGCTCGGCATAGCCCTTTGCCGCGGCCACCTCGAAGCGTGTGTTGTGCAGACCCGCCTCCGCCGCTGTCTCGCGGGCGCGGTCGATCGAGGGGC contains:
- a CDS encoding ABC transporter permease; the protein is MDALLTEVFIGSLLFGAVTAAVPLLLAGLGEQVSEKAGVLNIGIEGMMLLGAFVGFAVTYKEDSFWLGFLAGGAAGMAAAALMVVFCVFAGMNQIVVGIAITLGAEGLTALLHHFEFSRSYPRLPKTETLPIPGLSDLPAVGTAFFDRNPIVYLAVLLAFFLVWLFRKTHIGLNLQAAGDKPAALDAAGVSVRTTRAAAVLTTGFLAGVGGAFLSSVGGGLFLPFMTGGAGFIAIVLAMLARGKPTWVLIGAFLFGISLSLTTAMQVAGINVPTDLIQMLPFAMVILVLVAFGRNSRLPPALGLPYRRGAR
- a CDS encoding alanine--glyoxylate aminotransferase family protein; its protein translation is MSDAPIKKAVITLTSGPVQGYPEVLLAMARPLGYDYDPSFLHFYEQVARRCAEAMRWPDPALIIQAEPAVAIEAAAASLIGRNDTVLNLASGVYGKGFGYWSARYHGDMVEIEVPYNAAIDPADVARAFKQRPDIRIVSVVHHDTPSGTVNPLNEIGRIVHDHGALLLVDAVSSFGGMDVHPADCHADVFITGPGKCLGGTPGVTVIAVSQAAWAQMAANPDCPTASILSLRDWQHAWSKDSPFPFTPSVSEIAGLSAAIDVYLAEGPENVWRRHALTAAACRAGVKAMGCRLWAADEAIASPTTTAVAVPEGLRDGDIIAAARNGYGVMLSVGRGETLGKLIRIGHMGPTAEPIYAVVAIAALGGALNRLGFRADVPAGVAAAMAVIDAAG
- a CDS encoding FCD domain-containing protein, whose product is MERYQNTLASLRQMIGSWAQQSDGRVPPERVLAEQLGTGRRVLRRALAELEEEGVVQRHQGRGTFVVDKAAPAPRRGEVPVQDDWRWLAQRANPVEMIELRLIIEPIMARRAALYASQQDVQRLRRLAQRTRDAAEHTAYQAADTALHRFIAELSHNALFLMFFDAFSGALREEAMARFGESGHCFKRQSAHAAFHEAIVAAIAARDGARAEQLMHEHLSDVHQSLFADALPTGYRARRESIAAE
- a CDS encoding ABC transporter permease produces the protein MSEAALQRTPAMAARLGGLVRILVPVLLALVAGGLLLLAWDIDPLAYYGYVIDRGLFSATGLEGSITRTAPLLLIAAGLIVAFRAGLWNLGVDGQFLLATVCVAALAPALAPHVPLLLMDLICFAVAFAVAAAWSLIPAFLKAVHGINEIISTLMMSFLGVSLANILIKTAFNDPSTTVPQTATLEVADRLGRLGDSTVHWGVLLAVAAVIGVHLMMEYTAFGLRLQVVGANPRTAVHAGLNLRLLTFLAFGISAGLAGIGGAVDTVGVLGTIRADWNPAYGILVIPLVFLARFNGFGVIAFVFFFAVLMIGGESAARRLGVPNFFVLVLVALLLLFLAVVEYLDQEWRRRRMA
- a CDS encoding N-acyl homoserine lactonase family protein, yielding MAETKVYLLDGGTLVIDGFHAFWNRGPGGELRFPCYSVLVEHADGLYIFDTGYDFDHVMKVLPFEKPIQDPAQTIPGALAAIGKKPEDINYVINSHYHFDHCGGNKHLTAACTVCHAKELEACSCHQPFEHLGYSDLSFAPELAAKKAGTEPALDIYTPKFETVTGDQEIAKGLWLFETPGHTAGHYSMMVELANRRPMLFTADACYSKKNMDMMCISSFHLDPTASLRSMVRLKELAEKHDAELFYSHDPDSFGDYIKAPGYYS
- a CDS encoding BMP family protein — translated: MLALQPALAADVTSIAILVPEQGTDYGWNQQGVDAARAVAETYGLEFLPAEGLGYGDVRPTLRELAEEGASLMIAHASGYNTAAPEIAAETGVPVAIVDRPDDIQAGLVADYTLHGHTGAYLAGAMAAMMTRTGTVGVVVSGEPPSWNSQSAGFAQGVRATNANVKIVYAVIGPAAYSDAAGGRRVTESVIAAGADIVFGQGNGSSFGMIEAVETTPAVDGGQAWFIDVIGDKSELDKGFLLSSVLWNMVPVYSAMVEDLRADTFGTKSYTIQLADDSVQLLQTDHIPADVWTAVMQIRDQIIDGTVTVDLITDAQAVRDLMTSVEIGEE
- a CDS encoding ABC transporter ATP-binding protein, whose product is MDAVQRDGTAAIALTGITKRFPGVLANDNISLQFNRGEVHALLGENGAGKSTLIGIMAGMQQPDAGQIAVEGHAVRLGAPHDALARGIGTVYQHVLLIPSLTVLENLMLGSPWYRPYSRARTLARFRELCALLAITLDPDAPVGRLSLGEQQQVEIVRALWHGQLVLILDEPTSMLTPKGVEELITVVRRLRDHGLAVVFITHKLREAYQLADRISVLRQGRVVGELAPDRLRGMSEHAVIDAVVAMMFGRAEADADLEEVLVGEARAHEALRPVDRTGPAKLTIAGLSTVGERGECALTDVGFAVWPGEILGIAGVDGNGQKHLAEALAGQRHATAGTILLNDADITRMGVPQRREAGVRYVTDERLDEGTAGGHSVAVNLILKDMGQAPFWRAGLTRWGAINGHARAQIAAHDVRTPSERTAIGKLSGGNIQKVLLARELSRSAQLVVFNKPTYGLDLQTTQLARSRIRQGAGTEDAALVVISTELDELFEVCHRIAVLDRGRLAGIVDNRAGAETEIGRLMTGTAGKAAPQ
- a CDS encoding GMC oxidoreductase, which codes for MARAVAAQPALRPFIASEIAPGLDKTTPDAIDAHIRSTAITVHHPLGTCRMGPDDDPLAVVDQDLRVRGVDGLRVVDASVMPRLVRGNINAAVVMIAEKASDLILGKTPLAPAASVAPGAAAA